The bacterium DNA window ACGAGACCCGCCTCGGTAAACGCGCTCCGCATCATCGAGGTGACACCGCGCAGGACGGTGACGGGATAGAGGTGCTTCGCGATGATCATCTGCTCGAGCCCTGCGCCTTTCGGGTACTCCCACCCGATGATCCGCATGCCCTTGTACTCGCCGAACGCGATGCCATCGCTGGTCACTTTCGTGTTGCAGACAATCCAGCACGCGGTGATCTTCGTGGCGTTCTTGCCCTTCCGGTACGCCTCGCGGAGATCCTCGTATCGCGCCCACGTCGCCATGACATCCTTGAGATGCACGTAGATGCCCGGGCGATTCCGATACTTTGCTTCGATCATGGCGATGGTCGTCCCCTTCCGTGCGATGACGTCCACCTCCTGCTCCACCGCCATGCCGTGGAGCATCTCCGGCAGGTATGTGTCGTAGCCGTAGGCGCGAAGCACCGCAGCGACGTAGTGCTCAAAATCGTACCCCGCAGGGCCGAGTCGGATCATGGCATCCTTGAGCGAGTAGTGCACCTCGGTGCGACGCTCACGCCGGTTACGGAGCGCGGCCAAGACGAGCGCGCGGATATGTTTCGTCGTCATGCCCGATCGAACCTGCGATACCACCTCGCGTGCCACCTCGCGTGCGAGCGCGGTTGATGCCCCAACGCGGCGGACGCTCCGCTCGAGCTTCCGCGTGTCCAACGGGACGTGGTCACCGTTGGCCTTCACGATAGTGACCGCCGATGGTTGCGCCATAGAGCTATCGTAGCAGCCACAGACGCGCGTGCAAGACGTGCTACGGGGGCGATGAGCGAGCGACGTGGGCGCACGTCCGCGTGTGCACATGTTCTCGAGCGAAGAGCTCACGTATCGCCGCGATACGCGGGCGCATCGTGCGATGTCGCAAACCCGATACGCTGAACTTCCCATGCGATCGCGACACCGAATACTTCGCGCGCGCGACGTTGCACCACCTCCGCAATGGCGGCGACATCTGCGCTCGTCGCGCCACCGCAGTTCATGACGAAGTTTCCATGGACGGCGGAGATTGCTGCGTTGCCGACGCGGTGCTCCTTGAGGCCGAGGCGATCAATCACCCACCCCACGGAGAGACGCCCATCACTCACCACGTCGCGCCAGGAACCTCCGGTGCCGCGATCCAACTGGTCGCGCTGCTCGTCCGTGAACGTTGCGACCTCGAGATTCTTGAAGAGACACCCCGCCGACGGTTTCTCGTGCGGCTGCGTCTGTCGTCGGCGCTCGAGGATGTCATCCATCACTTTTTGACACGCTGCCACCGTGGACGGCGTGCACACGAGGGTGACTCCGAGGATGACGAGCGCAGGATCATCCTTGAAGACGGAGTGACGATAGCGGAAGCCACACGCATCGCGCGTGAACGAGCGGACGCATGGCGCATCGCCGTGCGTGTCGAGCACCGTCACCTCGCGGATGACATCGCAGGTCTCACCTCCAAAGCAACCCGCGTTGCCGCGCACGGCGCCACCGATCGTGCCCGGGAGGGAGATCGCCCACTCGAATCCCGAGAGCCCTGCGCGTCCCGCGGTGAGTGCCACGGCTGCGGATACGGCACCAGCACCTGCGGTGACGGTCATTCCTTCCACGACAACCTCGCGCATCGCCATCTGGATGACGACACCATCGAACCCCGCATCAGCAACGAACGTATTCGATCCGCCACCAAGAATACACCACTGCTTGCGGTGTGTGCGTGCGGCACCAATCGCGCTGAGGACCTCGTCGCTCGAGCGCGCAACCACGAACCACCGCGCGGGTCCGCCGACCCGGAGGTTCGTGTGCTTCGCCATCAGTTCCTGCTCGCGGACGCGTTCACCGAACACGTCCCGAAGCATGGTGGTCATCGTGCTGCGCATGTGATTACTTCCGTCATATTTTTTCAGCGAGTCCGCGTGCGACCACGTCATTGCGACCGGCGCCAAGGCAGAGCACGACATCGCCCCGTTGGAGCGCGGCGCGCACCGCAGCGATCGTCTCCAGTACCTCGCCGCTCGCGATTGCGGGAACAGCGAGCGCGGCGGCGAGCTCCTCACTCGTGATGCCGCCGTGCGGCTCGCGCGCGGATCCAAAGATATCCATGACGTAGACGTGCGCTGCTCCCGCAAACGCGCTGATGAAATCGTTACGCAACGCGAGCGTCCGCGTAAACGTGTGTGGCTGAAAAATCACGAGGATGCGCCGATTCGGGTACCGCGATCGCGCGGCAGCCAACGTCGCGCGGATCTCCGTCGGATGGTGTGCGTAGTCGTCAATGATCGTCACACTGTCGCGTTCACCAACAATCTCGAACCTCCGCTTCACACCCTGGAACGACGCGAGTGTTCGCATCGCATGGGCTCGAGGAACGCCGAGGTACTCCGCAGCGCGCAGCGCCGCGATGGCGTTCAACCGATTGTGCGCGCCGGGAACCTGAAGCGTGAGGTCGTCGTACCCTACGTCAACCACATCGCGAATGAGGAACCCCAAAGGTGGAACCTTCGCAATGAACGCGTCAAATGCGGCCGCGTATCGCTCGGGTGTCGGAAAAAAGTCCGGGTGATCCCACTCGATGTTCGTGAGTATGATGCCAAACGGTTTGTAGTACCGGAGCTTATCCTGATACTCGTCTGCTTCGAGCACGACGAGATTCGAGCGGCCAGCACGCGCGCTCCCTCCGAGCTGCGGGACATCCGATCCGACGATGACCGTGGGGTCGAGTCCCGCCTCCGCGAGGACGAGGCCGAGCATCGCGGTCGTCGTCGTCTTTCCGTGGGTACCACACACCGCGATCCCCTTCCCCGCGTTGAAGATGTCCGCGATCACCTCTGCGTACGTCCGTACCGTATGTCCCAGTGCTCGCGCAACGGCAACCTCAACGTGCGCCTCATCATACGCGCTCGAGCGAATGACGATGTCGACATCCATCGGCACGTTGTCCACATGAAATCCCTCGACGTACGGGATGCCGATGCGCGCGAGGACATCCTGCGTGAAGAAGCGCTCGGGGACGTCAGAGCCAGACACGCGAACACCGCGCGCCTGCAGGAGCTGCGCGAGCGCAGTCATCGCGGCACCCTTGATGCCGATGAGATACGCAGAGGTGATTCCTGGACGTGTCGCCATAGAGAGAGGTTCAGCTTGCCCTTTCTATCGTATCGCGTCAAGCTGGAGAGAGGAACTATCACCGTAACCCTATGAAACGCTTCCGCTACTTCGTCCTCCTCGCCATTCTCATGATCCCTGTCACGCTCATTGATGGCGCGATCGGACACATGACGCCGATGTCGTGGCAATTCATCATACGACTCCTCTTCCTCCTCCTCGCGATTCAGGTGGCACGATTCATTGCACCACCATCGTGACGCCCTATGGTACACCTCCCGCACACCGATCCCGCAATCGCCGGTCATATTGCAGCGGAGCTCACACGGCAACGTGCACAGCTCGTCATGATCCCCTCCGAGAACTACGTCTCTCCGGCGGTACTCGAGGCATCCGGCTCCGTGCTCTGCAACAAGTACTCCGAGGGCTACCCGGGCAAACGCTACTACACCGGCAATGAGCACGCGGATGCCATCGAGAACCTCGCACGAGACCGCGCGTGCGCGCTCTTCGGGTACACGCACGCGAACGTCCAACCGTACTCGGGATCGCCCGCGAACCAGGCGATCTGCTTCGCGCTCCTCAACCCGGGCGACACGCTCATGGGCATGCACCTCCTCTACGGCGGCCACCTCACGCACGGGTGGGGCGTAAACTTCTCCGGCGTCTACTACCGCTCCGTCCAGTACACAACAGACGCTGCGGGGTGGCTCGACTACGATGCGATTGCGGCGCAGGTACGAGAGACGCGGCCGAAGCTCCTCTTCTGCGGTGCGACCGCGTACCCGCGCGTCCTCGACTTCGCGCGGCTCGCCGCGATCGCGCACGACGTTGGCGCGTTCCTCGTCGCCGATGTTTCGCATATCGCGGGGCTCATCGTCGCAGGCGTCCACCCCTCCCCCGCTGGCCATGCGGATGTCGTCATGATGACGACGCACAAGACGCTCCGCGGCCCGCGTGGCGCGATCATCCTCGCGAACGGGAACCCCTCGAACCCACTCAAGCGGGTGGAGCGCACCGCCGAGAACATCCCCACGCTCATTGACCGCGCGGTGTTCCCCGGGCTCCAGGGCGGTCCGCACGACCAGCAGACCGCGGCGATCGCCGTCGCGCTCCACGAGGCGGCAACGCCTGCGTTCGCCCGCTACGGTGCGCAGGTTGTGGCGAACGCCCGCGCGCTTGCGGATACGCTCCTCGCGGAGGGTTGCACGCTCATCACCGGTGGCACGGATAACCACCTCATCCTCATGGACGTGACCACGCTCGGCATCACTGGGCGCGCCGCCGCCGCCGCACTCTACAACGTCGGTATCTCGGTAAACGCGAACAGTATCCCGAACGACGCGCGCAAACCGTTTGACCCCTCCGGCATTCGCCTCGGCACACCTGCGCTCACCACACGCGGCATGAATGAACACGACATGCACGCCATTGGGAAGTCCATCGCCGCCATACTCCGCAAACCGGATGACGATGCTATCGCACGGGAGGCACGCGATCTCGTCCAAACGCTCAGCACTGCACACCCCATCTACGGTGATATCGCGTAATGGACGGTGCTGCGGGAATTGACTACGCTACGAGTAGTGTCGTGCTCGTTCACAACCCACGAAGGAGGAGTACCCGTGAAGAAGATTGCGCTCATGTCCCTCATCTCCGCCGTCCTCGTGTTCCTCGCGTTCGCCATGAGTTCGCACGTTCCCACAGGGCTCCTCGCACGAGGTGACACTTGCCGCAGCGTCTGCGTGCCGGAGGACGTCCCCTGTGACGAGTTCGATGTCTCCGACGCGAGTGCGCACACCACCATGCAGCGCAGACATGCTGCTCCCGCCGTGAGCATCGCACCACCGCAGACAGAACGACCGGAGTGGATTCACGTGGAACCGGAGCCGCTCTGTACGACGTTCGTATGTGAGACGCTCGGGAGTAGTCGAACCTGTCTCGTGAACCGCCACTTCGGCATCTTTCTCCCTCTCCCATTCGGACGTACACCGGATGCAGCCCTCGTCGCCTACCTCTCCCACCCGGATACCAAAACACGCTGGCATCGCAATCGCCTGGCAACGTCGCTCGGTCACTGCGAGCACCTCACGACGTTCTTCCTCCCACTCGACCTCGTGACGACGTCGCTCCACCGAGATCTCGCGCGCATGTACCCCATTCCCCCCTTCATTCCGCACGCGCTCGACGAATGGTAGCGTTCCGTCGTGTACCGCAAAGCCCCCTGCGCCAAGGCAGGGGGCTTTCTCAATCTTCGGCGCTCCCACGCCTCCTCCTACGCCCCCAAACCGTCTACCACGTACGCGACGACCTCCTCGATCGCGACGCGCTCCTGTGCCATGGAATCGCGGTCGCGGATAGTCACCTTCCCGTCCTCTGCGGTGTCAAAGTCCACCGTGATGCAGTATGGCGTGCCGATTTCATCCTGGCGACGATACCGCTTCCCGATGGAGCCGGCTTCGTCGTACTGACACATCCAACGCTTCCGGAGCTGCGCCGTGAGATCGCGCGCGCGTTCCTGGAGCGGTGCCTTCTTTGAGAGCGGGAGCACGGCAACCTTGATGGGTGCGAGCTCCTTGGGGAGTTTGAGGACGACTTCGGCTTCCTTCGTGGTCTCCGTGGTCGTCGTTCGTCCTCCCTCAATCTCGTGGTATGCCTCCAGGAGCACCGCGAGCACCGTGCGATCGACACCGAGCGACGGTTCGATGACATGGGGAATGAAACGCTCCCGCGTCTCCTCGTCGAAGTACGAAAAATCCTGCTTCGAGACCTCCGCATGTCGCGTGAGGTCGTAGTCCGTGCGGTACGCGAGGCCGTAGAGTTCCTTCTGACCAAAGGGGTAGTGGTACTCGATGTCCACGGTGCGCTTGGAGTAGTGCGCGCGATCGCTCGCGGGGATCTCCGTGAACGAAACGTGCGACTCACTGATGCCGCAGACCGCGAGCCACTCGTGCATGAACCGAAGCCACTCGTCGAACGCCGGCTCCCACGCGTCCGGCTTCACGAAGTACTCCACCTCCATCTGTTCGAACTCGCGCAGCCGGAAGAGAAACTGACCGGGTGTGATCTCGTTGCGGAACGCTTTGCCGATCTGCGCCACACCGAACGGAAGCTTCTTCCGTACGACGCTGAGGACACTCGGAAAGTCCACGAAAATGCCTTGCGCGGTCTCTGGCCGGAGGTACGCGACCGATGCCGAATCCTCCATGGGCCCCACGGAGGTCTTGAACATCATGTTGACCAGCCGCGCATCGGTGAGATCCTCGCTCCCGCACTGCGGACACACGCCCGGCGGCGACAGCGTGTCCGCGCGGTGCCGCGCCTTGCACTTGCGACAGTCCACCATGGGATCGCTGAACCCCGCGACGTGACCGGACGCCTCCCACACCTGCGGGTGCATGAGGATCGCCGCGTCCAAACCCACCACGTCATCGCGCTCCTGCACGACGCGCTTCCACCACGCCTGCTTGATGTTCTGCTTCAACGCAACACCGAGCGGTCCGTAGTCCAACGTACCCGCCAATCCCCCGTACGCTTCCGACCCGGGGAAAATGAACCCGCGCTGCTTGCACAGGGACACGAGTTGTTCCATGCGATCTGCTGCCATAGAAGTGGTCAGTTATTGTGAGCCACCACCCACGCGCGACCGAGCATGCGCTGGATCGTCTCAACGAGTGCTCCGCGCGGGGAGGCCTCCTGCGAGCGCGTGGCCATGTCCCTGATTGTGACGGTTCCTGCGGCCTGTTCATCGCCACCCATGATGACGAGGACGGGAATCTCCTGTGCAGCCGCGTAGGCCATCTGGCTCTTGAATGTCGTCTCGGTTCCCGTCCAGAGCATCGTGCGAATTCCGGCATCGCGGAGCGTTGCGGTGATCGCGTAGTAGTCGTCCAGGAACTGCTGATCCATGACCGTGACGAGCACTTGGACAAGCGTGGGTGTGAGCGTGATGCGGTCGAGCTTGACGAGTTGGTCGAAGAGGCGATCGACGCCAATGGATGCGCCGGTTGCGGGAATGTTGGCATCGGAGAAACGGGAGACCAGTCCATCGTAGCGGCCACCAGAGAAGACCGAGCCAAACCGTTCAACGGTCTTGGTTCCGGCATCATCGGTATGCATACGTTCGATGGTGCTGCCGTCCTCATGGAGGAGGAACGTCTCGAACACCGGACCGGTGTAGTACCCGAGCCCGCGTGCGACGGCCGGATCAAACGCCCAGTACTGCTCCGGGACCGCCATGGCGCGGAGTGCGTGCACGATGGCGCGGAGTTCAGCAATCCCCTCCTCCGCGGTAGCGACACCGGTAAAGAGCGACGTGCACTGGTCGAGGAGGTCGTCGGTTCCTCCCGAGCAGTCGAGGAAATTCCCGATGCGATCGGCAACGTCCGCGGAGAGTCCCAAACCGTAGTCGGACTCCTCATCTTCCTCCCCTTCTCGAACGTGCGCAGTGGCCGGTCTGGGTGGTTTCTGGAGCTCGCGAAGCACGCCGTCGCGTCCGATCTTCATGAACTTGTCGAGAATGCGCAGGACGTCTGCGGTGTACGCCGGATCAAAACCGGCATATGCGGCCAGCCCGTTGAGGAGTTTGCGGTCGTTCATCTTCACGACGAACCGCGGCACGTCGAGTACGCGGAGTGTCGCAACCATGAGTGCGACGATTTCCGCATCCGCAACGGGTGCCTCGGTACCGCACGCATCGGCATCGCATTGGAGAAACTCGCGAAACCGTCCGGCCTGCGGCTTCTCCCCACGCCAGACGTTGCCGATTTGGTAGCGGCGGAACGGCAACCGGAGCGCGCGCTCCTGGCCCTCGCCGATGCCGAGGTGCTCTGCGACGACACGGGCGAGCGGCACGGTGAGATCAAACCGCAGTGCGAGTGGGATCGGGCTCCGCTCGTCTGTCACGACAACTTCGTCCTGCGCGCGCACGTTGTAGATGCGCATCGCGGTCGTTTCGCCACCGGTGAGTACCACCTTCCGTTCGATTGCCGGTGTCTCCAGTGGATCGAATCCGAAACACTCGAACACGCGTCGAATCTTCTCGATCATCGCGTTGCGGACGATCATCTCGCGGGGGAGATAGTCGTGGAACCCGGCTGGGAGATCAGCTTTGACTCGCTCGTCATTCATAGGGATAGCAAAAACGTACCATGGACACCCACCACCGTCCACAACGATCCTGACCGCACCATCCCCAATCGCGGTGGCGATCGGGGATGGTGCGCTGACGGAGGATCAAATCGTCATCACCTCCTGGGCCTTCTTCTCACCGGTGACCTTGAGTGCGTCGTCGAACTCCTTCGAGAGCTCGTCAAGCTGCTTCTGGAGCCGGTAGCGGTCATCCTCGGTGATCTCGCCCGCGCGCTCGCCCTCGATGATCGCCGTGCGCGCCTTATCGCGGATGTGTCGAATGGTCTGACGTGACTCCTCCACCCGCTGGCTGATCATTCTCGAGAGCTCCCGTCGCGAATCCTCGGTGAGTTCGGGCATGGGGACGCGAATGGTCTGGCCGTCCATGACGGGGTTGAGCGACGACTGCGCCTTACGGATGCCACGTTCAATGTCTTTTGCAACGCTCTTATCCCACGGATCAATCTGCACCGTGCGCGCATCCGACGTGGTAATCGTCGCGAGCTCCTTCACGCGCATAACCGCGCCGTACACCTCCACGGGGATATCCTCCACGAGCGCAGGCGTCGCGCGACCGGTACGAATTTGCTGGAGCTCACTCGTGAGGTGTCCCACGGCCTTCTCAAAATCCGGACGGTAGGTATCGAGGGTCATATTAAAACTTTGATTCCTCTACGAACTTCGTACCCATCCACACGGCCTCTTGACTGCGTCGGTCCACCATGAGCGCGGTGACGTACCGCGAGGTGGGGAGCTTCTTGGACTCCCAACTCTTCCCGCCGTCCGACGTGCGGTAGAACGTGGACCGCGTCGCGTAGACGATGCGATTCCTATCCTGGGGGTCAACAGCCGCGGCGGTCACCGTCACCGATCCCTGCTTCGTGAGGAGCGGGATGGCCTCCCAGGTGCTCCCAAGGTCGCTCGACCGCAGGAGCCCAAACTGCGACGCGTGGAGGAGCGAGCCCGGACGCTGCGCAATCGGGACGACGGTCGTCACGTTGAATGCGGACGCGAACGACTCCATACCCGAGCGGAGCGACTCCCACGTCACTCCGCGATCCGTGCTCCGGAGGAGTCCCTGACGCTCCGTGGATGCGATGACGGCACTGCTCCCGCCCACGCGAAGCGCGAGGAGCTGCACGATGACGTTGCCGGCACGGTGCACAGTACGCCAGTTCGTCCCGCGATCCGTACTCAGGAGGAGATCACCGCGCGAGTTTCCCGCGTAGATGATGCTCGGGGTGATCGGATCAATCGCGAGCGCGGTCATGGAGGCATTCGCCTCAAAGTCGCTCATCTCCCAGTTTCGTCCACAGTCGAAACTCCGGTAAATACGCTGACCACCCGCGACGTAGAACGTGCAGCGGTCGGTCGGATGCGTGGCAACGACGCTCACGCGGGACTTCGCGAACGGCGCGCCGAGCATGCGCCAGGATACTCCGCCATCCCACGACGCGAACGCGCCATCCTGCTCCGTCGCAGCGTAGAGCGCGAGTACGTCGTTCGGGTCCTGCTCGATGTGCAACACGTTCGTCTGCGCGAGTGACTGCCCGCCACTCACGGACACGACGGCACCCCGTTGCTCCCAGGTATCGCCGCGGTTCGTGGTCACAAAGAGCCCTCCGTCCGCACCACCCCCGGAGAACGAGATGCAACCGGCACCCATGAACACGAGTGCGGCAGCGGGGAGCGCGAGGCGTTGGAGATTCGTCATACGCTAGGGAGCGCGAGCGTGAGTGATTCGAGGATGAGACGTGGTGCGGTATTTGCGTCCTGGAGACGCGGCGCGTGCGCAATGGCATGCAACCACGGTGCGTACCGATTCACATGGACAACATCCGTGCGAATACGGGCCTGCGCAGCCCGTGCGAATGCGGCGATGTACTCCGCGACGATCCGCCGCGACTGCGTGCGGTCCTTCGGGAGACCGCGACAGATACGTTCGACGCAGTGCAGCCGCTCCGTCACCGTACCGGAGCAGAGTGCCGTGAGCATATCCTCACGTTCACGCGCGTCCGCGAGTGCGGCGTGGTCGCTGAGGAAGGACAGCGCACGACCCGGACACCCCTCCGCGAGTGCAACCATCACAGCGGCATCGGTTGCGGACACTCCACGCTCACGAAGTGCTCGATCAATCACCTCGTCCGCGGTGCGTCCCACACGGAGAATTGCGCAGCGCGAGGCGACGGTGGGGAGCACCCCGCGCACGGAGGTCGTCGTGAGCACGATGACCGTCCGCGGTGTTGGCTCCTCAATCGTCTTGAGGAGCGCATTGGCCGCAGCACCATTGAGGAGTTCTGCTCCCTCAATGATACCAATCTTCCACCCCGCGAACAACGACGAGCCGCTGAGTGCCCCCGTCCACTCGCGCGCATCGCCCACAGGGATGACACCTTCAACTGGCCGCAGCGAGCGGACATCGGCGTGAATGTCGCGCTCCACCTGACCACACGCACCGCATGTGCCGCACGGTGCTGGTGTGTGAGCACCCGTCGTACAGAGGAGTCGTTGCGCGAGCCAACGCGCGATACTCGCCTTCCCCGCGTGCGCTGGCCCCACGAGAAGATACGCATGCGCGAGCTCGTCGCGCACGGTCAATCGCTCGAGGTGTGCCAACGTCTCTCCGTGTCCGATGATATCCATGGACCATCAGTATACCAAAAGGGAAGACCACCCGGTGCAAGCCGGGTGATCTGAGAAGCGCTTCCGCACCTCTGGTGGGATATTCTGAACCTTGGACGAACCCACGTCCGTCATTGCGAGGAGTCCTCGACGTGGCAATCTCACACGATACGATGGATTGTGGCGGGTGAGATTGCTTCGTGGACTCGCAATGACGACATTGGGAACGAAGTTTTCCACTTTTTTCTACACTCTCAATTTGTATGTTCGTCTCATTTCTTTTTAGGAAGTGATTGCAGAATAATCCATCTGATGTCATCTGCAATCTCAACCTCGCTGTTACGCGGGGTTTCGAACGTGAGAACTTCTACATCTTTTGGGACATAGCGTCTCGCGCCACGAAACTTGGTCCTGCCGACGAACTTGTCGAGCGGAGTTTCCACCACGTTAGCTTTCCTGTCTGCGGCGTGCATCACCGTTCCATCACCGGTTGCGATGCCGACATGACCAACTCCATTCGCGGGGTCGTCGTGATAGTAGTCAATCCAACCGGAAACGAACACAACATCACCCGCGACAAGTTCGTCGAGATTGATGACTTCGCCAAGTTCGCGTTGTTGAATTGATCGCCGCGGCAACCAGATACCACGCATGGCGTACAGCCACTTCATAAAACTAGAGCAATCAATAACCGCTGGAGCTTCGGAGAGCTTTGCGCCACGGCGATACTGCGATGTGCCGATGCACTGCCGAGCAAGCGCGATGATATCTACTTCTATCAACGTAAAACCTTTGTGGCTCAACATGATCAAAGTTTCTTCGCACGAAGTAGGCAACTGTAGAGAATCAAGGATAACCGCGCAGCGGTTTCCGACAGCTCGGTATTCCATCTTTTGTCCTCTTCTATGGTTGGTTGTGAAAGAACCGTAAAACAAGATCTGCCCCAGCGGGGCAGATCTCGATGCTTGAAACATCAAATGCTGCCCCCTAGGTCAGAAGGACAAAAGACAAGCGAACAAAGCCAGACCAAGTTTTTATGTGATGATTGTGAATCATAGAATTGCAGTGAGCGTTGGTGCGCGCAATGGGCTCATCGTGTCAGGTCCGATTCATGGGTCGGGTTTGTCTCAGGTTGGATTTTCGTATGGACGATTTCGCGTGTAGTTTTCTATCGTCTCACGACAAAGCAGAAAAGTCCATTGCAATGATGAAAGGTGTGTAATTTGGGTATGCCACAAGAAAACGCCACCCGTTGGTGTGAACCGGGTGGCGCTCTGTGCTGGTGGAGACGGCGGGTATCGAACCCGCGTCCGGAAATCGTCCGTCGCGTGGCACTACGTGCGTAGTCCTTGCTTGATCAGATCGGGGCGCGCAAGGACACGCTCCCTGATCCGTTTGCTCTGTTTATCTTTTCACCACGTCCCGAAGCCGGATATGGTGAGCAGCTCGCTCGATGACGCCGGCACCCGAAATCGCGAGCAGGAGCTCGGGGCCGACGCACCCGCAAACCGCCTAGGCGGCGCGGGCGAACGCAACGTTGTCGTTGGCGTTTAACACGTGCCTCACTTTTTAACGAGGGTGAGAGACATCCCCGGCACGCTCCACGAAACTTCATGATCCCCGTCGAATCCGTTTCGTCCCCAAGAGACATCAGCGAGCGCTGCTCGCTACGATCACCGTAGCAAGGTACGTTTTCTTTGTCAAGAGGTACAACGCTAAAATAGCTCTCCTGAGCGAAAAAATGCATCAATGAGCGATTTTTGTCTCATGTATTTGACAGACAACGAACGACGTGCTACATTGGTGATGTACGAGTAGCACCTTTCATGGAGGAAGACATGCAGACGCAGCAGCAGCTCATCATGGGGTTGGAAGAAGCTATCGTGTGCTCCGGAGCCGGTGGTGGGCCATTTGCGCCGCCCCCAGCGATCCCGATGCACTGTCCGGAGGACAGCGAGATCCCCGTGGATGTCGTGACGCGCGAGCTCTACCAATGGACCTGGGAAGGTTTCCGCGATCTCCTCGTGCCACCGTTCCCCGCTGGAACACTGGACTGAGCACACTCAACGCGAAAACACCTCGACCCGATGATCATGCATGCTGCAATGCGACAAAGCAACGCCCCGCTCCAAAGAGCGGGGGTTTTCTTTTTGCGTTCACTATTTTGCTCACGCGGACTTCACCGTTTCCGCGGCAATCCAGGCGAGCTTGAATGTCGAGCGAAGCGTCTCCGCGAGTGCCGCATTCTCGATAATGACACCGATGATCTTCCCGCTGTAGGTGAACGAGAAGATGCTGTCTCCAAGCACGGAGATCTCACCCGCGAAGGGAAACTTCGCTGCGGGAATCTCACGGAAGTGCCAGGACGGATGGGAGCGGATCTCCTCCGGCGCGACCGATCCTGTGTACATGACGTACTGCTCGAGCCCCTTCGCCTGGAGGCGACGGTCGTAGTCCTCGTGCTCGGCCGTCGAGAGCTCGTGGGTGCCGAGCTTCACCTGCGCGACCGCCCAGAGCGTCTTCGCATCGGTGTGCAGAATCTCCTCGCGGATCGCCCGCAACCCCTCCGGCCCCTCGAAGAAGCGCACGCGCGGACGCTCACCCGCCGAGGCGAGCATCGCGCGGAGCTCCGGGAGCACCTGACCAAACTCTCGCTCCCGCTCCTTGAGCTCCTCCACCTGCACATGGAGCAACGAGAGCAGACGATCCGGTGCCTCTGCCGTGAAGAGACGCTTCTTCCCGCGCTCGAGCGAGGTCATGAGTCCCTTCTTCGTGAGCGACTCGATCATGACGTACGTCGTCGCACGGTTCACGCCGGCCTTCCGTGCGATGTCCTGCGCGGGTTGCGGCCCAAGTTGCAGCGAGGCCAAGTAGACCTTGGATTCCTTGTCCGCCAGGCCGAGCTTCTGAAGTTCCCGTTCGAGTGTCGGATGCATAGCGATAGATGAATTGACCGTATGTCACCACGCTAACATGCTTTGAGAAAGATGTCAAACGATTATGACATACACAAAGGAATGAGCCGCA harbors:
- a CDS encoding ribosome-recycling factor gives rise to the protein MTLDTYRPDFEKAVGHLTSELQQIRTGRATPALVEDIPVEVYGAVMRVKELATITTSDARTVQIDPWDKSVAKDIERGIRKAQSSLNPVMDGQTIRVPMPELTEDSRRELSRMISQRVEESRQTIRHIRDKARTAIIEGERAGEITEDDRYRLQKQLDELSKEFDDALKVTGEKKAQEVMTI
- a CDS encoding NlpC/P60 family protein is translated as MLSHKGFTLIEVDIIALARQCIGTSQYRRGAKLSEAPAVIDCSSFMKWLYAMRGIWLPRRSIQQRELGEVINLDELVAGDVVFVSGWIDYYHDDPANGVGHVGIATGDGTVMHAADRKANVVETPLDKFVGRTKFRGARRYVPKDVEVLTFETPRNSEVEIADDIRWIILQSLPKKK
- the hisS gene encoding histidine--tRNA ligase yields the protein MNDERVKADLPAGFHDYLPREMIVRNAMIEKIRRVFECFGFDPLETPAIERKVVLTGGETTAMRIYNVRAQDEVVVTDERSPIPLALRFDLTVPLARVVAEHLGIGEGQERALRLPFRRYQIGNVWRGEKPQAGRFREFLQCDADACGTEAPVADAEIVALMVATLRVLDVPRFVVKMNDRKLLNGLAAYAGFDPAYTADVLRILDKFMKIGRDGVLRELQKPPRPATAHVREGEEDEESDYGLGLSADVADRIGNFLDCSGGTDDLLDQCTSLFTGVATAEEGIAELRAIVHALRAMAVPEQYWAFDPAVARGLGYYTGPVFETFLLHEDGSTIERMHTDDAGTKTVERFGSVFSGGRYDGLVSRFSDANIPATGASIGVDRLFDQLVKLDRITLTPTLVQVLVTVMDQQFLDDYYAITATLRDAGIRTMLWTGTETTFKSQMAYAAAQEIPVLVIMGGDEQAAGTVTIRDMATRSQEASPRGALVETIQRMLGRAWVVAHNN
- a CDS encoding helix-turn-helix domain-containing protein → MHPTLERELQKLGLADKESKVYLASLQLGPQPAQDIARKAGVNRATTYVMIESLTKKGLMTSLERGKKRLFTAEAPDRLLSLLHVQVEELKEREREFGQVLPELRAMLASAGERPRVRFFEGPEGLRAIREEILHTDAKTLWAVAQVKLGTHELSTAEHEDYDRRLQAKGLEQYVMYTGSVAPEEIRSHPSWHFREIPAAKFPFAGEISVLGDSIFSFTYSGKIIGVIIENAALAETLRSTFKLAWIAAETVKSA